A part of Aegilops tauschii subsp. strangulata cultivar AL8/78 chromosome 2, Aet v6.0, whole genome shotgun sequence genomic DNA contains:
- the LOC109736746 gene encoding GDSL esterase/lipase ACHE: MASGGSGRTATAGTAALLSLVFLLLQVSAGAGAGADCHFPAVFNFGDSNSDTGGLSAAFGAAPPPNGRTFFGMPAGRYCDGRLVIDFIAENLGIPYLSAYLNSVGSNFSQGANFATAGSTISRQNTSLFLSGFSPISLDVQSWEFEQFINRSQFVYNNKGGIYRELLPKAEYFSQALYTFDIGQNDITAGYFANMTTEQVVAFIPELMERLTSIIQNVHGFGGRNFWIHSTGPIGCLPYALIRRPDIAAVKDKVGCSVTYNKVAQLFNQRLKETVARLRKTYPDAAFTYVDVYAAKYKLISQASKLGFDDPLLTCCGHDAGPYNFDPKVGCGGKVLVKGKWVVLGKSCDDPGRRVSWDGVHFTEAANKFVFNQIVGGGLSDPPMPLRQACRSKGQ; this comes from the exons ATGGCGTCGGGTGGCTCTGGCCGCACCGCCACGGCCGGAACCGCGGCGCTGCTGTCGCTGGTGTTCTTACTGCTGCAGGTCTCCGCGGGTGCGGGCGCGGGCGCCGACTGCCACTTCCCGGCCGTGTTCAACTTCGGGGACTCCAACTCGGACACTGGCGGGCTCTCGGCCGCCTTcggcgccgcgccgccgcccaacGGCAGGACCTTCTTCGGCATGCCCGCCGGCCGCTACTGCGACGGCCGCCTCGTCATCGACTTCATCG CCGAAAACCTGGGAATACCTTACCTAAGTGCGTACCTCAACTCAGTAGGGAGCAACTTCTCGCAGGGGGCCAATTTCGCAACAGCCGGCTCGACAATCAGCCGACAGAACACATCCCTGTTCCTCTCGGGGTTCAGCCCCATCTCCTTGGACGTGCAGTCCTGGGAATTCGAACAGTTCATCAACAGAAGCCAGTTCGTTTACAACAACAAAG GTGGCATCTACAGGGAGCTCCTGCCAAAGGCCGAGTACTTCTCCCAGGCGCTGTACACCTTCGACATCGGCCAAAACGACATCACGGCGGGCTACTTCGCGAACATGACGACTGAACAAGTCGTAGCGTTCATTCCTGAGCTCATGGAGAGGCTCACCTCAATAATCCAG AATGTGCACGGGTTCGGAGGAAGGAACTTCTGGATCCACAGCACGGGGCCTATCGGCTGCCTGCCTTACGCCCTCATTCGCCGGCCCGACATCGCCGCGGTCAAGGACAAGGTTGGCTGCTCTGTCACCTACAACAAGGTCGCGCAGCTCTTCAACCAGAGGCTCAAGGAAACGGTGGCTCGTCTCCGGAAAACCTACCCCGACGCTGCGTTCACCTACGTCGATGTCTACGCCGCCAAGTACAAGCTGATCAGCCAAGCCAGCAAGCTAG GCTTCGACGACCCTCTGCTCACCTGCTGCGGGCACGACGCTGGCCCGTACAACTTCGACCCGAAGGTTGGTTGTGGCGGGAAGGTGCTGGTGAAGGGGAAGTGGGTGGTGCTGGGAAAGTCCTGCGACGACCCGGGCAGGAGAGTGAGCTGGGACGGCGTCCACTTCACCGAGGCAGCGAACAAGTTCGTCTTTAATCAGATCGTCGGCGGCGGGCTCTCGGACCCGCCCATGCCCCTGAGGCAGGCTTGCCGGAGCAAAGGGCAGTGA